The DNA segment TCTGGTTCTGTGAGTAGCCGTGTGTGCTCACCTAGGGGACAGAAAGGGCACTGTGCTGGGGTCCCAGGCCCCCAGATGCATCCACAGGCACAAGAACACAGGGCCTGCCTGAAGGGTGCAAAGACCAGCAGGTGACAGCCCCCAGCCTGGCTCCCTGGTCCACGACTGGACTGACACGGGGACCACATTGCCCATGAAAGCCCTTGGGCCTCTCTGGGGGTCACTGAGTGTGGGCACCTTGAGGTTCTGCCAGACCTGGCTGGCCGGGGCCTGACCGCCTGGCCCCCTGCCGCCCACCCATCCTGTACCCCAACACTCACCAGCTCGTTGGCGTGCTTGGACCAGGCTAGGTTGCACACCTGGGAGCCAGTGTCAATGCACTGCAGCGGCTGCCCCGTGAGCGTGTTCCAGAAGCGGATGCAGCGGTCAGCTGTGCCGCCACCGGACGCCAGCAGCCCATGCTGGTGGGGGGACCAGGCGATAGCCTTGACAGCGGCCAGGTGCTCTGTGTACTGCTGCACGGGGCTCAGGCTCGAGTGGTTCCATACCAGCAGCTGCAGGAATGGGGCTGTGAGGCTGGCATCCCTCGGCACACCCCCATTCCCCCTGCTCCACACAGGGGGCTGCAGGGAGTGAGGGGTTGGCCTACCTTGTTGTCGTTGCCCCCCGAGGCGAGGAGCTGGTGGTCGGTGGACCACTTGAGCCCGCACACCTCTTGCCGGTGGCCCTGCAGCCGCCGCTCTGACTGCAGGGGGGGCGTGCGGATGTCCCTCTGCAGGATCATGCGGTCCCGGCTCCCGGATGAGAGCTGGTCGGCGTTCCAGGCCAGTGCCCCTGTGGCCAGGTGGAGGGTAGGCTGAGGATGTGGCCTGGCCCCACAGCACACCCCCACCCTTGCCCCCAGGTGGCTCCTCACCGACGCGCGCCGTGTGGCCTTCCAGCATGGACAGCTTCTTCCCCGCAGCGGCGTCCCAGATCTGCACGAAACCCTTGTGTGTGCCGACAGCCACCAGGTTCCCCTAGGATGGCAACATGGGTGGTGTCAGGCCCAGAtggggccctcccctccccctttcctCCAAAGTCTCTTAACGCATGTGCCATAGGATCCTTCTCCTAAGAACCCAGGCAGATAAGTCATATGGAGCTTAGGTTGGTAAAACCCACATGACATGCATGCTCAGACATCCACATGCGTCAACGTGTGGAGCAAACTTGCCCACCCCCGTGTCTGTCATCTAACCAGGCTGAGGACAGCCAGGGTGCAGATGTCACTGGGGCTAGACAAATGACCATAAGGCTCCTTCCGGGTGTGCAAGGCCCCCACCACTGTGGAAGTCCCTTCCAGTGAAGTCCAGTCAGATCTCCCCTGTGCCTACCCTGCCCAGCAAGGGGATGGAGCTGGTGTACTGACCCTTTCAGACCAGCCCACGGAGGTCACTGAGTCCCCTTCCACAGAGAGGTCACAGAGCCGGGTCACCTGGTGGAAGGTGTCATGTTGGTGCAACAGATGTGGGGCCGACTCCTCCTTTAAGGCCCAGattgtctatccatccatccacccaccccttCACTCTCTCATTCGCTCACACCTCAGGCCTGTGAGCCACGGCCTCACTGTGGGCCCCAGGAGGTAGCTGGGAGCTCAGGGACACACACAAGCACAGGGATGCTGACTGCACAGACTGGAGGGGCATGGGCATCACAGCCGGGGGGCCCTGCAGCAGGCGTTGGCCACGGGCTGTAGGGGATGTGTATGCGGGTGTGCCGGTGTCCCTGTGGGGGCTCCACTCGCTTTCTCTGAACCCACCAGCATATAGTTCTGTCCCTCAAACATGCCACCCTGGGGGCCAGCAGCCACTCAGAGGAGGGGGAGTTACTGCTGGCTGGGGGCCCTGTGCTCAAGCCGGGAGCAAAAACTCTAACTTCTGGAAGGCAGCCCGTGGCAGGGATGGTCTGCACCCTGAGGAGACGGagtaggagaagggggtggctggGAACTATCCAGGCCCCAGCAGCTTCCCCATTGCTCACACAGGGCCCGGCCTGGCTTGGCTGCTCCCTAGCATCACcctccacaacacacacacacgtgcacgcgcTCAGAGGAACCCACCTGGCTGGTGCAGGCACTCCACAGGTACACACAGGTCCCCAGCCCCACACTGAGCACGTTGAGGGAGGACCAGTCCACCAGGTTCAGGTAGAAGTCATCCTGTAGCTCGGGAGCATCCAGGACCTTGAAGGGGATCTTGGAGATCTTGCGCGTGGGTTTCCGTGGAGATCGCAATAACTTCTGACTGCAGAGAGGGGGAGGGGTAGTGGCTTTGCAGTGACTGCACGGACCTCACAGTCTCCCTCTCCAGCAGCCCCGGTGTTTTGGGCTCATCCTGACTGACACTCTGTGACTCCAGACCTGTGGGTAACCCCATGGCCACCAACCCTCCACCATGGGTGCTCAGCCGACCTGAGTGCCGATAACCCACTTCCCCCCTGCCTGGAGCCTCCTCCAGGAACTTCCCTGAGCTGTgcacagcccctccccaccccgtgcGGGTCTGGACTCACCTCTTATTGCTGACGGGGGACAGGGAGTATGGGGACACGTCGTTGCCATCATCAGGGCTGGAGCGCTTGGTGCTGAGGGAGTACTGCAGGGGGGGATACCTCTGAGCGGATGCTGTGCCCCAAAGCCCTGGTGCCCTGAGCCCCTGGGGGGAGAGCACACAGGGCGCCAAGCCGGAAGCGCTCTGGCTAGAGACACGTGTCCCCAGCAAACCAGGCCTGGCCCCTGAGGTGTCCTCCCAAAGGCTTGCTGGCGTCCGCCCATCTTCTGCCCCCACAGCCACCAGCCCCTCAACTCAGAGTGTCAGGGGGGTCCCAAGCCGGGCCCCTGACACTGCCCTGGCGCTCGCGCCTGAAAGGGGTGGTGGGCGGCTTGGGGTGAGCCTGGTGTGAGGCAGGGGTTAAAGGGGCCCCCCACCATCTGGGACTCCAGCCCCCAGCAGGGCTGACCAGGAGGCGGCGGAGGCCAGCAGACTCACCGTGAAGAGACCCTTCCTCTCAGGCGTGGAGGGCTGCAGCCGGcggtcctctgtctgtgggtcCTGAACCTTCTCAATGCCAGCGCCCAGCAGCTCATTCTTGAGCAGTGCAGAGTAGGCCAGGCCATCTGTGGGCACCAAGCACCGTGAGGCCAGGTTGGGGGttggggcctggggctggggggacCTGAGTGCTGACCTTTGCCATTGTCCGAGGTGGCGTCCTTGGCTTTCCGGTTCTGGCTGGGGGACTTCTCATTTTCCTGTGggtggagaggggaaggaagagtgAGTGGGAAGGATGggcccctgcccccaggctgcACAGTCAGGGTCTCGCCCTCCACCCTCCAGCAGCCCCTCACGTTGATCCTGTGGAAATTCACGCTCCAGTTGGCACCAGCTCGTGAGGGGATGAAGCGGTCTCCGTGCTTGCTGGGGGAGGACACGGGGGAGTTGGCAGGGGTCAGGGTTCGCCGCATCTCTGCCACCTGGAAGGACGGCAGGGTGGGTTGGGTGCCTCAGAGCCCCCAAGGCCAGTGTCTCCTCCCTGACCAAGGCCCCACCCGCTATGTCTCCTTGTCCGTGGCCTCTGGCTAAGGGTTTGATCTTGGGAGTAACCCATGTGCTGGCACCTGTGAGTGGCACCACGTCTGAGGCTCAGTTCGTGTGTCCCGCTCCCTGGGCAGGAAGTGGCCAGAGAGCGAGAGCCCAAGTGCAGGCATCGCCACGAGCTGCAATCCATCTCCCAGGGTCACACACGGACAGGAGAGCGGGCGGCACAGAACACAGAGCCTCCAGCCTGTGTCCCGCCACCCATATCCCCACACTGTCTCTTCCCGGGACCCGGCGTCAGGCAGTGGGAATGTCCCAGGAACGCCCTTCCTCCTATAAGGGAGGTTCAACTGTGCTCCCCAGAGAGATATGCTGAGGTCCCGCCCCTGGGACCTGGGGTGCGACCTTAACTGGAAATAGGGTCTCTGTAGGTGTTCTCAAGTTAAGATGAGCTCACATTGGAGAACAGCCCCAAACCTAAGGCCTGTGTCCTCAGAGGAGACAGAGACATCAGCACACAGAGGAAGGGGACGTAGAGACAAGGcagaggtggggtgggcaggTCTGTGTGCCCAGGAGTGCCAACAACCCCAGAcactggaagaggcaggaaggagcccACTCTGGACAGCCTGTGCAGAGCCAAGAGTGCTGAGAAGCAGTGGGCACAGCCTGCCACGTGTTGGGAGCCTACAACATGGTGGAGGGGGTAGGAGcttgggaaagagaaaaacagctcCCCCCATTGCTCTGTTCCAGTCCCCCAGAGAATGAGGGGTCTGTGGCCCCAGCAGCAGAGAAGTGTGGGGAGGTACTAGGGGGTTCACACCTGGGTGTGACCATGGGGAGGACGTGTGTGTCACCTGTTGGACACCTCTGTTCTCAAGGGACAAAGCCCCGTGGCTGAGCACAGCCCCCACCAGCCCCACTCCACAGGCTCCACTGGGCAGGGTGGCGCTGGCGCACCAGCCCCAGCACTCACGCACGGCATCGTGTTCTCGTTCTGGATGACGATCTGCCGCAGGAGGCGCCGCTCATAGTCCTGGTCCATGGTGAGGCGGGCAGGCACGGCCCGCCAGCCGTGCTCAGCGGCCCTGGATGgcctggtggggagaggaggagaggtcAGCACCAGCAGACAGCGGTTCCTGGTCGCTGGTGACCATGGGGTACCCTGGGCGACAGCCAAGTCCCCCCGCTATGTGGGTGGGCCCTTCCCCCAGGAGCCCGGAGGGCCGTGATGGGGCAGACAGGCTCCTCTCTGGTTGTCCTGTGGGGAACCTGCCCCCAGGCCCCCTCCTCTTCCCGCACAGGCCCGGGTCTTGCCACCTCTGGACCACATCCTCGCTCCTAGGGCCCCTAGAGAGAGGAGGGGTGGTGCTGATCCCTCTTTCTCTAAGCAGAGCAGCTTTGGTCCCAAAGCACAGAACAgggggcaggagtggggagggggtccATCAGCTGCCTGGCCCTTCCCACGGAGCTGACTGGGCACGAGGCCTGCCTGGTGGAGGGATGTCGCCGCCAGTGGACAGACAGGTTCCCCCCCCCAGGTCCCCCAGTCAGGAGGCCTCTCTGAAGACCGGAGTCAGAGTGCGGCATGAGGGGAGGCTGAAGAGAGAGGCCTGAGGCAGGAGGGCTGTGCACCTTCTAGGACAGGACGCCTCAGAGAGCAGCGCACCCTTCCCAGGGGGACAGCAGACCTGGGTCCGGGGTGCCCACGACCACACGCGAGCCTGTCACCTACCCTGATGGAGGGCAGcatgaggctggggtgggggccaaGCGTTGCGCCCCCAGCGCCCGCCACCTCTCCCACCACCGTCAGTCTACTCCTCCAGCTGGAGGCCATGTGCAGGTCGGGCCAGACAGCTCCAGCCCCTGAGCCTCCAGGCCAGCACACAGCGGTGACAGACCAAATACGAACTAAGAAAGCAAAGCCTGGCCAGAAATTAAGTTTACTAATACAAATTGCTAGATGTAGTGCCCTGGCGAAGTCCActcctgccttaaaaaaaaatatatggtaaAGTAcccataacataaaattcaccattgtTACCACTTCTAAGTGTGCAGCTTAATGGCACTAAGCACACgcacactgttgtgcaaccatcctCCGTCATCTCCAAAACTGTCCCATCTTCCCGAACTGAAGCTCTGGGCCCATGAAACACTCACTCCCCATTCTGTCCCTGTTAAACACTTGaccccccagcccctctcccgTTAACTCTTCAAGAAATCAAATATACACAGTCACATGACCCAGCAAGTGCACTTCGAGATATACGCAGATAtacacccaggagaaaggaaacagACCCACAAAGAAGCCAGTATACAAGTGCCTTTACATACACTATTCACGAAAACCAAGAAGAGAAACCCAAGAGTCGTCAACAGTGAACAGATGAACAAATGTGGTCCCTCCACACAGTGGAgtcactcagccttaaaaaaggaaggaGGTCCTGACACTGCCACCCCAGGTGGGCCCTGAGGACATgatgctcagtgagagaagccagacagaaaaggTCACACGCTGTGTCATTCCACTCTTAGGAGGTCCCAGAGTCGTCAAATCCATGCAGAcagaaaggaaatcaaagaaCGTCTGCCCTTATATGTGACCACGAGACTACAAGATGCTCAGGTGGCCCTGCCTACGTCCTACTTCCACACCTCAGACACAGACTCCCCGAGTTCCTGGGCCTAACCCTGGGCTGAGGTATAGGCACTGGCATGAGCCTGTCAGGTCCCCATCCCTCACTGGGACTGTGCCACGCATAGGGTGTCCTCAGTGTGGCTTTGGCCCAAAGGCAGACACTTGGCCAAAGCAGAGCCAGTGGGGTTCGACCCTGAGGGGCCGTAACACAGCCACCAGTCACCTGTGAATTTGCTGCCTGCACCCTCTTGCAAAGATGAGGACGGCAAGGCTGGGCAAGGGGTCAGGGGTCAGGTGGGGCAAACAGGGATCCTGCCTGGAGGTCCacctgccctccctcccccaccccaggcccacagGACCCCCTCACTTGGCCTGGGGCTCTTCTGAGCCCGTGCTGGCCCACATCCCTGTCACGGACTTCCCGCTGAGAGAAATGAGCTGGCAACACTGCCAACTCCCACTCCCATTTCAGGTGAATCTGTGAAAGAAGCCACCCCTTCGTGGCCATTGGAATCCTGTCTGGCAGAGGTCCCTGGACACGTTTTGTCCACTGTGGCCACAAGACAAAGCCTCTGAAATGACTGCCAGTCATCTCCTTCTCTGGCCTTCTACTCCTCCTCCCCCAGGGGGCCCGTGAGCAGGCTATGAGCAGGCAGGACACTGAGAGGAGCCACTGAGCTCTGTTCCAGCGTCCGAGTTAGGTCAGTGGCTGTCCCTGCTTGGCAGACATGGAAACCAGGCTCAGAGGGCTAACTTCCCAGCCCAACATACTGAATGTACTCCACAGACCTAAACATAGCCTCAGCTGCCACATGGCGGGCAGAAAGCTCCCTGGAGCCCACGTGCTCAGGGGCGCCCCCTCTGGGGCCTCAGCTCAGGGATGGTGAGGGGGTTGCCCACAGAGCTGATGGAAACCACGGCCTCTCCATTCACAGACCAAAGCCACCATGTCAATGCCCCTAGCGGCTCCTTGTGTGGTCAGATGGCAGGGCCCAGAGAGCAGTGCAGATGCAGGCCACACACCTGAAGTTAAGCACCCAAAGCACTGAGGTCATTGCAGAGTACGTGGAGACTGGTTTTCTAGGATGCACAAAGGAGCTGCTGCTAAGACGCTGAGTGTCCAGGCACCGGGTGTGCACTAAATCAGCACGCCCATGTGAAGTGTCCTTCGCCATCTGTGGGCTACGTCCTGACAGGAGAGTCTGCAGAAGGCCGTGTGGCGGGCAGGTGACTCACTGCTGACAGGTGTGGCTGCTGAGGATCAGAGCGGTCCCTAGTCCCTGATCGTGGCTGCGTTCCTTATATGGCAAAACGGGCTCTGCGGACAGGGTCAAGGCCCCTGAGATGGGGACGACCCAGGACTCCCCGGGAGGCCCAGCGTCATCATAGGGTCTTtataagagggagggagagggtcaGAGGCAGACAGGAGATGCTGACTCCCGCCTCATGCTGCAGAGCTCCAGGATCAGAGGACACACCCTCGCCGCGGAGGAGACACTCCCACCCGCTGTTGGCAGGAGCCGAAATCTGGCAACAGCTTTCAAAATCTAAAAACGCACATCCTTTTTGACTTCGAAGAATTTCCCCTTAGAAACTCTGGCACACGTGCAAACCCATGTGTACAGGGAAGCTGCTGTACGCAGGCTGCTCAGGAAAGCAGGGGACAGAGCTCAGATGTCTACCTGGGGGGCCTGGCCTTTTTCCCCTGCTGCCAGAGGCACTGTGGTAAAGGGGTGGGGGTCTTGGGGACCCACTGCACACACAACACGCTGTGCAGAACAAGCTGCTTTCAGAAGGGTTAGACAGTCGGCTCTgggaagaggaactagagggCAGGGTCTAGTGAGGAAGGaagccctggtctcctgccttgtcACTGTGCTTCTTGGAATCTGTGTCTCGGGAAATTGCCAGCCATTCACAGAAATAAGCAGCCAGACACAGCAGGGGTCATGCACACCCGGCATGAGACCGGAAGAGTCTCCATGGTAGGGGCATGGCCAGCTGTGCACAGGAACACTTTGCCCCCTTTGCTTGTCTCCTAACTCCTGGGTTTCCAGCCACTGCCCCACTGGAGGAGGCTTCCCCTGCAGTTTCTCACCAACTCCTGCCCTCAGCCAGCCCTCCAGCCTGCAGGATTTCCAGTTACCAGGCACTCAGTACAACCTAGTGGTCCTCACCAGAGTGGTTCTGCCCTGGGGACACCGGGCCGAGTCTGGGGACATCTGTGCTTGTCATGACTGTGGGTGCCGGAGATGCCACTCCACACCCCAGTGCCTGTCACGGCCCTCCAGAGAGGATGATCCGATGCAGTGCTGGGGGGAGGCCCTACAGGACCAGGCCAGTGAAATGACAGAGCATGGGCTGGCCCTGGGTTGGCAGGGACCCAGGGGCCAGAAGATAACCCAGTGTCCAAGCCCCAAGAGCCCTCCTGACAGCTGGGGTCCCACCCGAGGAAGAACACAAGGGCAGGTGCTCGCCTCCAGTCACTGCAGCCCCAAGGGTGAGTGAGCAGAAACCACCCTTCCCTGAGCCCACAGAGGAAATGAGGTCAGACAGTGGCCTGTGGGGCAGGACCCAGGATAGTGAGCCCCTCCCTCTGTCGCTGGCAAGGCCTCCTCAGGTGAGAGCAGCATCCTGGGCATACCCCTGGCAAGTTTGTGCCAGGCCCACAGGGCCGTCCCCTGCTTCCAGCAGTGCTCAGACCAACTGCAGGTCCTTTGGGGCCTTGCTTATCTTGAGAACCACTCCCGCTGTTTTCCTGCTGTGGGGCTCTGAGGCCAAGGAGACACCCCGTGATGTGGCTCATGACTCAGGACTCCAGGCAGCTGCTGGCCTCCCCCATTCCCAAGGCACTGCTGACATCCCAGCCATCCAGGGCACTGTGGGTGTAGAGCAGCCCCCCAGGCACCCACGTGTCTGATGCTAGGAGGATCCCCCCAGTTGTGTGGATCACTGATGTCCCCAGACACAGTCCAGTGTCCcctgaggtgggggggggggggcgcagcATCACCCTAGAGAGGGTAAATCTGGCCTCTGGGAGGGAATTCACACAGGCTCCCCAGAGGCTCTCTGAGGACACAAGCCAGAAAAGCCCATGGGAACTGCATCCCGGGGGATGGGACTCTGCTCCCAGCCCTGTGGGGAGGCCGTCAGGACACAGCTGATGGCAGGGACACGAAGCCCACCTGTGCCCCTCCAGCAGCCAGCGAAGAGCCAGACAGTCCAGGTGCATGACTCAATGCAGTCCCCAGACTCAATTCTATCTCTGTTCCACAAAGGAGGAACCCTGGGGCTCAGGAGGCTGGTGAGCACCCTGGCACCAGCAGGCCAACCGTCTAAAGCTCCCAGGCCCTCTCGGGACTGGTCATTACAGCTAGGATGCAGCAGCACCAGTCGGCTCCAGTGGGAGCTATCCAATTAGGGGTCACGGTGACCAATACTAGGGCTCCCTGAGAACCATCATCTTGGGGCACAGCCTCTGAGGGGGTCCCTAACCCTCCAGGAGGCACCCTCCCGGCCCATGAGGCGTGCAGGTGAAGAACCTAAAGACTGTGGTAGCTCTGGTGCCAGTCCATGGCTTCCTGACCATCAGCCCCTGAGAAGGCAGGGTAACTGGTCGTCTTATTCCAGCCAGACTCTGAGGGGTGTGGGAGAAGCCCCACGAGAGACTCAACCAGAAATGGGGGGGTCTTCCAATCTTCTGCTCCCAGCAGAGTCTCTGCTTTTGCCTTTTCCACGTGGGCGCAGGCCGGCCAGCCCTGGCAGATCCCTTTCTTGCGATCATCACCAGGGCCAGGGCAGGCTGTGGAGGGGGACAGAGCTGGCTGTGAGTCTGGGCTTCGACCCTTACTGGCTAACTGGCTCGGGCAAGCAACTTCTCCTCTCAGAACCTGTCTCTTCATCTCAAAAGTGGGGATAATGGAGTAACACCACAAGTGCAGGGGTGAAACCGGGCGCAACTTCCATGGGGCAGTTGGTAGGAAGTCTGACCCAAAGGGGACGCTAGGGAGCGGAGCTGGTCTCCCGGGCTCAGTGAGGGGCGCACAACGGTCCCAGCCGCCTTGCTTCCTGCCCCTCCACTGCCCAGCAATATAGGCTGTGCGGCATGTGGGGAGCACAGGGCAGGGCCCCATTTTCTCCCCTACTGTTCCTAGAGGTGACAAGGACTGGTCTCCCCTTGGATAAGGGAGGATCGTCCTGAGAACATGAAAGGAGTGGGATTCCTGCTGGCTACAGGGCTGGCCGCGGCTGTACAGGCGTTGACTCCTGACTAGGACCTGGGCTCTGGGCTTTGCCACAGCGGAGGCACAGACAGGGACCTGAGCAGGGAGTGGCTGCACCTGcagacagagaaggcgatggcaccccactccaatgctcttgcctgggaaatcccatggacggaggagcctggaaggctgcagtccatggggtctcgaagagtcggacacgactgagcgacttctctgtcacttttcactttcatgcattggagaaggaaacggcaacccactccagtgttcttgcctggagaatcccagggactggggggcctggtgggctgccgtctatggggtcgcacagagtcagacacgactgacgcgacttagcagcagcacctgcAGAGGGGACCCAACCAGCTAGCAGCCCCTCACATCTAAGGACAAGGAAGGACAGGCCTGAGGATAGCCAGAGTCAGAACGGGCTGCGCCCAGTAGGGGACAGAGTGTCTTCCAAGTGACTAAGGAGCATCACTGGGTGGGGAGGCCCGGCAGCGCATCTGGGGAGCCTCTTCTTGTCATtcgttcattcactcactcatttagcAGAGGTTTACAGCCCCATGTGTGGGCAGGTGTAGGAGCTGCCAAGTAGGGAGGACTCACAGCCTGGAGGCATGGAGAGCCTGGTCAACACAGCTCTCCTGCCCGTGACCACACCCCCAAGAGAGTCTCACTTCCAGGTGAAACTACCACTCTAACCCTCACCCTCACCTCTTAGCTCACAGGCACCCCCTCCCGTCAGACTGGGTGAAGCTTTCAGGCCTTAAGGACATCTAGGTCTGCAGCAGCTCAAAGGATGCCAGCCCACGGAAAGAAGGACTTGAGCGCCACAGCAGTGACTCAGGACCATCTATCTATATGATCACAACTTCTGATTGTGTCCCACCAGGACCCCAGAGCCTTCACAGATCTCTGCATCCGCCTGCACACCTGGGCACAGGGACCTCACCCCTCACAAGCAGCCGTGAGTGTCAGAGGTACTTCCTCCATCTCCTCACTGTGGTTCCCACCCATGGGTCCAGAGTGGGAGCGGCAGAAGGAAAAGCCTAGCATGTTGAGGGCAGCCCCCTCCACACATACTGATACGCAGCCAGGTTGTTCCCTGTGGGGACCCTTCTGGGCACTGTGGGTTTGAGCAGCATCTCTGGCCCCACCCACTGATGTTGCACCCCCCGTTTTGATGGGGACCCTCTGGTTTAGGGGACTCTTTAGGGGGAAAAGTTGCCTCCTCCGGTTCTGAAGACTAGCACTGACATCTCAGTGCTCAGCCCTTCTATGAGTGCAGACAAACACGCCTACCCCCCATCTGTTCCCCCCACCTCCTCAAGCGGCCTCCCCGTCACCATGGCAGCCTGACCCTGCCTCCCGCAGCAGCTTCAGGCCTGATAGAGATGACACTCTCACTGAGGGTCACAACCCTATGACTCCCAGGCTAGTTCTGATCTGGGGAAGAGCAGGGGGTTGGAAGGCATGGTCTGGGGGGAGCACACTGGGAGCAGGAAGAGGGAAAGGTTACGAGGCTGTCACAATCTCCGGGGCTGTGCCTTGGGGCGGCTGGTGGCAGGGGTGGGAAAGGATGGGCCAGGGGCTTGAAGAGAGGTGGTTTAGTGGGCTTGTGGGGGGCTGGGATCTGCTTGCTCAGTTGAGAAAGCAGGTGGTCCTAACAAGATggggggtggagaggaggagTCCCAGGTGAGGCTGAGGGACACAAGGGAGGGGGGTGGGCAGGTCTGAGGAAAGGGCCACCTTTTCTGGACACGCCACATGGCACCTAGGGCAGGCTGACGGGCCGCTGGCCACGTGGGCCGCAGTCAGGAGCCAGGTCTGGGCACCAGCAGCAGATGAGGACAGGAAACTGAGGGTGAGGGGAGGCCATCAAGAGTGAGCAGAGATACCCTAGTCGAGATAGAGAGGAGGGTGCCCCTGTGTCCCCAGCAGCTCTCTCACAACAGACAGAAAGTGCCAACAGCCCAGGGGCCTGCCATCTGGCGCAGAGACATCATGACAGAGCCCATCCACACAGAGAATTATCCAGCCACAGAAAAGAGGACATGCTACAGCATGAACCCCAAAGACATGATGCTCAGTGAGAAAAGCCAAACACGAAAAAACACATGTTGTGTGatgccatttatatgaaatgccaggAATAGGCGGATCCAGAGACCAAGAGTGGGTTAGTGGTCGCCAGGGGTGAGAAGGGGCTGGGAGTGAGCGCTGATGGAAATG comes from the Bubalus kerabau isolate K-KA32 ecotype Philippines breed swamp buffalo chromosome 1, PCC_UOA_SB_1v2, whole genome shotgun sequence genome and includes:
- the FZR1 gene encoding fizzy-related protein homolog isoform X4, with the translated sequence MDQDYERRLLRQIVIQNENTMPCVAEMRRTLTPANSPVSSPSKHGDRFIPSRAGANWSVNFHRINENEKSPSQNRKAKDATSDNGKDGLAYSALLKNELLGAGIEKVQDPQTEDRRLQPSTPERKGLFTYSLSTKRSSPDDGNDVSPYSLSPVSNKSQKLLRSPRKPTRKISKIPFKVLDAPELQDDFYLNLVDWSSLNVLSVGLGTCVYLWSACTSQVTRLCDLSVEGDSVTSVGWSERGNLVAVGTHKGFVQIWDAAAGKKLSMLEGHTARVGALAWNADQLSSGSRDRMILQRDIRTPPLQSERRLQGHRQEVCGLKWSTDHQLLASGGNDNKLLVWNHSSLSPVQQYTEHLAAVKAIAWSPHQHGLLASGGGTADRCIRFWNTLTGQPLQCIDTGSQVCNLAWSKHANELVSTHGYSQNQILVWKYPSLTQVAKLTGHSYRVLYLAMSPDGEAIVTGAGDETLRFWNVFSKTRSTKESVSVLNLFTRIR
- the FZR1 gene encoding fizzy-related protein homolog isoform X3; translation: MDQDYERRLLRQIVIQNENTMPCVAEMRRTLTPANSPVSSPSKHGDRFIPSRAGANWSVNFHRINENEKSPSQNRKAKDATSDNGKDGLAYSALLKNELLGAGIEKVQDPQTEDRRLQPSTPERKGLFTYSLSTKRSSPDDGNDVSPYSLSPVSNKSQKLLRSPRKPTRKISKIPFKVLDAPELQDDFYLNLVDWSSLNVLSVGLGTCVYLWSACTSQVTRLCDLSVEGDSVTSVGWSERGNLVAVGTHKGFVQIWDAAAGKKLSMLEGHTARVGALAWNADQLSSGSRDRMILQRDIRTPPLQSERRLQGHRQEVCGLKWSTDHQLLASGGNDNKLLVWNHSSLSPVQQYTEHLAAVKAIAWSPHQHGLLASGGGTADRCIRFWNTLTGQPLQCIDTGSQVCNLAWSKHANELVSTHGYSQNQILVWKYPSLTQVAKLTGHSYRVLYLAMSPDGEAIVTGAGDETLRFWNVFSKTRSTKVKWESVSVLNLFTRIR
- the FZR1 gene encoding fizzy-related protein homolog isoform X2; this translates as MDQDYERRLLRQIVIQNENTMPCVAEMRRTLTPANSPVSSPSKHGDRFIPSRAGANWSVNFHRINENEKSPSQNRKAKDATSDNGKDGLAYSALLKNELLGAGIEKVQDPQTEDRRLQPSTPERKGLFTGLRAPGLWGTASAQRYPPLQYSLSTKRSSPDDGNDVSPYSLSPVSNKSQKLLRSPRKPTRKISKIPFKVLDAPELQDDFYLNLVDWSSLNVLSVGLGTCVYLWSACTSQVTRLCDLSVEGDSVTSVGWSERGNLVAVGTHKGFVQIWDAAAGKKLSMLEGHTARVGALAWNADQLSSGSRDRMILQRDIRTPPLQSERRLQGHRQEVCGLKWSTDHQLLASGGNDNKLLVWNHSSLSPVQQYTEHLAAVKAIAWSPHQHGLLASGGGTADRCIRFWNTLTGQPLQCIDTGSQVCNLAWSKHANELVSTHGYSQNQILVWKYPSLTQVAKLTGHSYRVLYLAMSPDGEAIVTGAGDETLRFWNVFSKTRSTKESVSVLNLFTRIR
- the FZR1 gene encoding fizzy-related protein homolog isoform X1, which codes for MDQDYERRLLRQIVIQNENTMPCVAEMRRTLTPANSPVSSPSKHGDRFIPSRAGANWSVNFHRINENEKSPSQNRKAKDATSDNGKDGLAYSALLKNELLGAGIEKVQDPQTEDRRLQPSTPERKGLFTGLRAPGLWGTASAQRYPPLQYSLSTKRSSPDDGNDVSPYSLSPVSNKSQKLLRSPRKPTRKISKIPFKVLDAPELQDDFYLNLVDWSSLNVLSVGLGTCVYLWSACTSQVTRLCDLSVEGDSVTSVGWSERGNLVAVGTHKGFVQIWDAAAGKKLSMLEGHTARVGALAWNADQLSSGSRDRMILQRDIRTPPLQSERRLQGHRQEVCGLKWSTDHQLLASGGNDNKLLVWNHSSLSPVQQYTEHLAAVKAIAWSPHQHGLLASGGGTADRCIRFWNTLTGQPLQCIDTGSQVCNLAWSKHANELVSTHGYSQNQILVWKYPSLTQVAKLTGHSYRVLYLAMSPDGEAIVTGAGDETLRFWNVFSKTRSTKVKWESVSVLNLFTRIR